A window from Theobroma cacao cultivar B97-61/B2 chromosome 3, Criollo_cocoa_genome_V2, whole genome shotgun sequence encodes these proteins:
- the LOC108661151 gene encoding uncharacterized protein LOC108661151, translating to MPSFLKFLKDILTKKRKLEEFEIVALTEECSAIIQNKLPSKLKDPGSFCIPCTIGSFKISKALCDLGASVSIMPLSIARKLGFQEIQPTTVTLQLVDRTIKHLVRIIEDVLLKVWHLYIPVDSIVLEIEDDVEILLILGRPFLATTGALIDVKNGKITFRVGEEEVIFNLFNAT from the coding sequence ATGCCAAGTTTTCttaaattcttgaaagacatcctgaccaaaaagaggaaattggaAGAGTTTGAGATAGTTGCACTTACTGAAGAGTGCAGTGCTATAATCCAGAATAAGCTTCCATCAAAGCTTAAAGATCCGGGGAGTTTTTGTATTCCATGCACTATtggtagttttaaaatttctaaagctttatgtgatttaGGTGCTAGTGTTTCAATAATGCCTTTATCTATTGCTCGAAAACTTGGATTTCAAGAGATACAACCTACTACAGTTACCTTGCAATTAGTAGACAGAACAATCAAGCACCTAGTTAGGATTATAGAGGATGTTTTGCTTAAAGTTTGGCATTTATACATTCCGGTAGACTCTATTGTGCTCGAGATTGAAGATGACGTTGAAATTCTTCTTATTTTGGGAAGACCATTCTTAGCTACAACTGGAGCACTTATTGATGTGAAGAATGGcaaaataacttttagagttggAGAGGAAGAAGtgatatttaatttgttcaatgCAACTTAG